From Motilibacter rhizosphaerae:
GGTGTCCCAGCAGCACCACGCGGAGGCGGACCGGCGCGCCCGTGACGCGGAGATCGCCGAGCGGGAGGCGCGGCTCGCCGCGGCCGAGGCGGAGCGCAGCCGCGCGGAGGCCGAGCGCAGCCGCGCGGAGGCCGACCTGCACCGCACGCGCGCCGACCTCACCGAGCAGGGCCGCGCCGACGAGCTGCTCGACCAGCCGCTGGCCTCTCCCGGCGCCGCGGGGACGGGCACGCCCGACATCGACCTGCGCGACGACGCCCGCAGCGCGGACGACCAGGTCGTGGACGTCCGCTCGTCCGAGGAGCGGGTCGCCGCCGACGGCGGTGGCGCGACGTCCACCGAGCTGCGCGACCGCCAGGAGCCCTAGGGGGCTAGTGCCCGCCGCACCGGTGGACGTGCTCGGGCTCCCACGGCACGAGCAGCCCCGGTCCGGCGGGCAGGCACGGCGCGACCAGGCGGCCGTCCTCGAACACGGGCCGCACGAAACCCCGTGTCTCCAGCACGTCCTCAGGCGCTGCCTGCGCGCGCGCCGCCCGGTCGACGGCACTCTCGATGCGCGTCCCGGCGACGACGTCGGCGACGGGCACCCGTCCCACGAGCAGCGCCTGGCCCGGGTAGACCACGGCCCGCCCGCCCGTACGCGCCGCCAGCTGCTCGCCGGCGGCCGCCGCACCAGCGGCCTGCCGCTCGTCCCCCGCAGCACGGACCTCGCCGCCGGGCTCGCGGACGGCGACCCCCGCTCCCACCGCGGCGGCCAGCACCGCCGGGTCGGCCGGCACCCCGGCGGGGAGCTCCACGGCGACGCACTCGTGCTGCCACGGCGCGCTGACGACGTGCGTCGTCCCCACGACGTCGTCCCGCCCGGCGACCCCCAGGGCGTCGAGCAGGTCGTGCAGCAGGTGCTCCGCGTCGTGGGTCTCGACGTGGAGCAGGCTCGCTCCCACCACCGTGCCCACAGCACTGCCCACAGCACTGCCCACAGCCGAGCGCCCCGCAGGCCCGGAGGCCTGCGGGGCGTCGGTCCCGACGGGGATCGTCACGCGACCGCGACGAAGATCGGGTTGGTGTAGAACCACAGGTCGTCCCAGGGGCTGCCCACACCGGGGACGTCCATGGCCGGGCCCTGCGGGTCGACCTTGGCGCCGAGCAGGCCGACCGCCGAACGGCGGGCATCCGTGCCGCGGAGGCGCACGTAGAAGTTCCGGTCGACGTTCTTGAAGCGCAGGCTGAACGACACCTGGCCGGTCTGCTGCGAGACCTCGAACTGCTTCACCACGGCAGCCGTGGGGTTGTAGAAGCCGTCCTTGTTCGTCGCCGGCCCCGTCACGTCGCCGCGGATGACGTCCACGCGACGCAGCGTCGGCCAGTCGCCGTTGTTGTTGGGGCGGCTCGCCAGGTCGATCGTGATCTCGACCTCGACGCTGTCGCCCTTCTTCGCGATGAGCACGCCGCCGAGCGGCGCGGTCTCCCCGGAGCCGCCGCGGCGGCGCATCTGCACGGCGAGGCCGTCGATGAGCTGGCCGTGGTCGACCCACACGTTGCCGGAGCGCAGGCCCTCGACCACCGGCACGTAGCCGAAGGTCGAGACGCCGACGTGGGTGCGGCTGTAGTAGCCCGGGAAGAAGTCCGAGCGGCCGGAGACGGGCGCACCGGAGTCGACCGGGTCGCCGTACTGGCCGTTGGCCTGGAAGTACGCGTCGGTGTCCTGGCCGGCCGGGCGGACGAGCCGGTCGTTGAAGACCTGGTGGCTGTCGGAGTTGGCCGTGATCCACCACGGCTTGCCCTCGGCGAGCAGCGAGTCCCAGAGACCGCCGACCGTCGCGGACATCCAGTCGAAGCCGCCGTGGGTGCGGTACGCCTCGACCGGGTAGTCGGGGAAGCTCTGCGCGCTCTTGGCGAAGCCGTACTCGCCGCGGGCGCCGCCGGAGAGCTGCGCGGCCTGGTGGCCCGGCGCACCCTCGAAGCCGGTGAAGGTGCCGGGGGCGGCGTCGCGCCACGCGCGGATCTCGTGCGGGGAGTCGATGCCCTTGCGCGCAGGGTGGTTCGCGAACATGATCGCGTCCGCCACGCGGCCGGCCTGCTTCTGCGCCGTCAGCCACTGGATGCCCTTGATGGCCAGCGACTCGTTGGCGGCGGTGTTCGGGCCCCCGAGGGTGCCGTCGGTGGTGCCGGTCACCGCGCCGTCGAAGGAGTTCTCGAACTCCTTGAGGACGGCCACCTCGTTGTCACCGGGGGTGACGATGACGGTGCCGTGCTCGGCGGCGGGGATGTTCCACTCGAGGCCCTGGAAGACCAGGGTGCGCGGCGTCTCGACGCGCGCGTTCCTGATGTGCGGGTTGACCTTGTCGACGCCGATCTTGGCGTGCGCGACGCTGCCGTGGTCGGTGATGACCAGCCAGTCCAGGCCGTACTCCGCGCCGCGGCGCGCCTGCTGCTCCGGCATGTAGAGCGCGTCGGAGCTGAACTGCGTGTGGATGTGGTGGTCGCCCGAGAGGTAGACGATGCCCTCGGTCGCGTCCTTCTTGCTGCTGCTGCTGCTCGTCTCGGCCGCGGCCGCGACGCCCGCGCCACCGCCGAAGACCCCGAGGGACGCCGCGCCGGCGCCGAGGACGCCCGCGCTGCGGAGCAGGTTGCGGCGCGACAGCGACCGGGGGCTCAGCTCGCTGTCGGGGATCGACTCGTCCGCCCACTCGGACTGCAGGCCCGTCGAGGGCTCGTGGGTGTGGTCGTGCTCCCCGTGCGCGTGGTCCCCGTTCGAGTGGTGGTCGTGGTGGTGGTGCCCGTGGCTCATGGCGTCCTTCCTCGGCTGTCCGGCGCAGGCAGTCTGGTTCGCCGGGGCACCGGCAGCCAGGTCGTTGCGGCGAAGATGACATGACCGCTCGGGCACGGCTTCCGCAACGCCAGGTGAACGCGCTCGGGGCGCTGGGTACGGTGCCGCCCGTGACGACGTACGCGGCGGTCGTGCTCGCCGGCGGGCGCTCCCGCCGCATGGGCAGCGACAAGCTCGCCGAGCCCGTCGGCGGCGTCGCCATGCTCGACCGGGTGCTGGCTGCCGCGGCCGGTGCGAGCGAGGTCGTGTGCGTCGGCGAGCCGCGGACGACGTCGCTGCCGGTGCGGTGGGTGCAGGAGGACCCGCCGCACGGCGGGCCGGCCGCGGCCGTCGCGGCGGGGGTGGACGAGCTCGACCCGGCGGCGCTCGTCGTCGTGCTGCTCGCGGGCGACCTGCCCTGGGTCACGCGTGCCGGGGTCGAGCAGCTGGTGGCGGCCCTCCACGCGACCGGCACTGAGGGCGTCATGGCGGTGGACGCCGAGGGCCGCGAG
This genomic window contains:
- the mobA gene encoding molybdenum cofactor guanylyltransferase, with translation MTTYAAVVLAGGRSRRMGSDKLAEPVGGVAMLDRVLAAAAGASEVVCVGEPRTTSLPVRWVQEDPPHGGPAAAVAAGVDELDPAALVVVLLAGDLPWVTRAGVEQLVAALHATGTEGVMAVDAEGREQPLLSAWRADPLRTHLAAAQPLHGLPAFRTLAALSRSTLQLGAAADDADTPEELAAARARLSP
- a CDS encoding PHP domain-containing protein, producing MSHGHHHHDHHSNGDHAHGEHDHTHEPSTGLQSEWADESIPDSELSPRSLSRRNLLRSAGVLGAGAASLGVFGGGAGVAAAAETSSSSSKKDATEGIVYLSGDHHIHTQFSSDALYMPEQQARRGAEYGLDWLVITDHGSVAHAKIGVDKVNPHIRNARVETPRTLVFQGLEWNIPAAEHGTVIVTPGDNEVAVLKEFENSFDGAVTGTTDGTLGGPNTAANESLAIKGIQWLTAQKQAGRVADAIMFANHPARKGIDSPHEIRAWRDAAPGTFTGFEGAPGHQAAQLSGGARGEYGFAKSAQSFPDYPVEAYRTHGGFDWMSATVGGLWDSLLAEGKPWWITANSDSHQVFNDRLVRPAGQDTDAYFQANGQYGDPVDSGAPVSGRSDFFPGYYSRTHVGVSTFGYVPVVEGLRSGNVWVDHGQLIDGLAVQMRRRGGSGETAPLGGVLIAKKGDSVEVEITIDLASRPNNNGDWPTLRRVDVIRGDVTGPATNKDGFYNPTAAVVKQFEVSQQTGQVSFSLRFKNVDRNFYVRLRGTDARRSAVGLLGAKVDPQGPAMDVPGVGSPWDDLWFYTNPIFVAVA